The segment ACACGGTGTGCGCGGAGGACAGCCCGGCCTCGATCAGCGGCTTGGCCGCCGTCCCCGACCCGCCGAACGCGACCGCCGACACCAGCGCCAGCCCCAGCCCGAGCGGGGCCGCCCGCCGGGCCGGGCCCGGACGCGGGGCCGCAGCCGTGGCCGGGGCGGGCGGGGGAGGGGCGTCGACGGGAACGGCGGAGGGGTCCGAGCTGCTGTGCATCGCCGCATTCTGCCAGCCCGGACCCCTCCGCCGTAAGGTGTTACTCCGCCGGTTGGTACTGATCGCCGAGCAGCCCGCCGGCCCCGCCCAGCCCCGGCGCGGTGCTGGCGGACGGGCTGCGACCGGCCCCGCCGCTCGGCCGGGCCGAGGGCGAACGGCTCGGCCGCGTGCCGTTCTCGCCGCCGTCCGAACTCGCCCCGCCGCTGGGACGGGCCGACGGCGAGGACGAGGGCCGGTCGTCACCGGCGGACGGCGAGGGCGTGCTGCTCGGGCTGTCCGCCGCGGACGGGCTCTGGCTCGGCGAGGCGGAGCCGCTCGGCGTGCCGGAGGGCGTGCTCGCGGCCGGGGCCCGGGTCGGCCCGGCGAAGTCGGTGACCGGCTGCCCGGCCAGCGCGGACTTCATGTACGCCGTCCAGATCTGCGCCGGGTACTTGCCGCCCGCCGCGCTGCCGGTGCCGCCCACGCCGTCCAGGCTGACCTGCTTGCCGGTGCCCGGCTCCTGCCCGAACAGGCCGACCACGGTGACCAGCTCGGGGGTGTACCCGGCGAACCAGACCGACCTGGAGTCGTCGGTGGTGCCGGTCTTGCCGGCCACCGGGCGGTTCAGCGCGGCGGCCCGGTAGCCGGTGCCGCCCTGGTCGTCGACGACGCCCTGGAGGATCGAGGTGGTGGCCCGGGCCGCGTCCTTGGAGACCGCCTGGACGGCCTTGTGCTCGGGCAGCGCGACCTGCTCGCCGCCCGCCTCCAGGCCCTTCACCAGCCACGGGGTGATCTGCTGCCCGTCGTTGTCCAGGGTGGCGTACACCCCCGCCAGCTCCAGGGCGCTCGGGGTGGCCGCGCCCAGCGGGATCGACGGGACGGCGCTGAGGCCCGGCGTGTCGGCGGGCAGGCCGAGCGCCACCGCGGTGGCGCGGACCCTCTCCAGCCCGGTGTCCTGCGCGAGCTGCGCGAACACCGAGTTCACCGACCAGTCGGTGGCCTGCTGCAGCGAGATCTGCCCGTACGAGTGCTCGCCCTCGTTCGGCGGCGCGTACGGGGTGCCCTTCGCGCCGCGCACCGCCCGCCGGTTGGTGCCGTCGTACACGGTGTCGGCGGTGATCCGCTCGCCGGACTGGGTGCGCGCCCCGGAGTCCAGGGCGGCCGCCAGCGCGATCGCCTTGAAGGTGGAGCCCGCCTGGTAGTCGGTGCGGGTGGCGTTGTCGATCCAGTGCTTGGTGGCGTCCGCGCCGCCGTACAGCGCCAGCACCTGCCCGCTCTTCGGGTCCACCGAGACCGCGCCGGCCTGGGCCGCCGCGTCGGCCTTCCGGCTGTCCGGCTTGAGGTTGTCGGTCAGCTGGGTCTGCACCGCGTCCTGCAGCTGCTGCTGCTTCTTCGGGTCGACGGTCAGCGTGACGGTGTACCCGCCCTGGGCGAGCTGCGCGTCCGAGACGATGCCGTGGTCGGTCAGGTACGAGGTGGCCGCGGCCACCAGGTAGCCCGCCTGCCCGGACAGGCCCGGCGCCGACTTCGGGGCCAGCACCTCCGGGAACGCGGTGTGCTGCCGCTCCTCGGCGCCCAGCCACTTCTTCGCCACCATGCCGTCCAGCACGTAGTTCCAGCGCGCCGTCGCCTTCTGCTTGCCGGCCTCGCTGGCCGAGGAGACGTCGAAGGCGCTCGGCGCGTTCAGCAGCGTCGCCAGGTAGGCGCCCTGGGCGGCGGTCAGCCGGCTCGCGTCCACCCCGAAGTACGCCTGCGCGGCGGCCTGGATGCCGTACGCGCCGCGCCCGTAGTACGAGGTGTTCAGGTAGGAGGAGAGGATCTCGTCCTTGCTCTGGGTGGCGTCCACCTTGATGGCGATGAACACCTCCTTCACCTTGCGGCTGACGGTCTGCTTCTGGTTCAGGTACGCGTTCTTCACGTACTGCTGGGTGATCGTCGAACCGCCCTGGGTGGAGCCGCCGGACGCGGTGTTGAACGCGGCCCGGGCCATGCCCTTGAGGTTGACCGCGCCCTCCGAGTAGAAGTTGCGGTCCTCGGCGGCCAGCGCGGCGTGCTGCGCCTCGGGGGAGACCTTGTCCAGGGAGACGTTCTGCCGGTTGGTCTGGCCGGTGCGGGCCAGCACCGAGCCGTCCGCGTACAGCCAGGTGTTGGACTGGGCGGTGGCGGCCGCGTGCGCGTCCGGCACCTTCACCAGGGCGATGCCCAGGGCGAACAGTCCGACCCCCAGCAGCACCGACGCCGCCAGGCCCAGCAGGGTGATCCGCCAGGTGGGTATCAGCCGGCGCCAGCCGGTCCGCTTCTTGCGCTCACGGGGCTTTCGAGGCAACGGAGACCTTCCCGCAGGCCCCGGACGGGCTGCTCGCTCGGGCGACGGCGTGAACCTCGCCAGCCTGACTGATCGACTTGTCAGATGTTAGGGACCTATGTCCCATTTCTCCTAAGACGATCTTTAAATCCCCCTTAGCTTCACATCCTCCCCCTTCTCAACGAGCGCGCCGCGCAAGGGACATGGCGGGAGCGGCCGGAAAACGCCGAAGGCCCCTCGCTGAGAGCGAGGGGCCTTCGTGCTGTCTGTGCGCCGCCAGGGACTCGAACCCCGGACCCGCTGATTAAGAGTCAGCTGCTCTAACCAACTGAGCTAGCGGCGCGTGCTGACGTGGAGAACACTACACGCTCTCCGACCTGCGGTGAAACCCGGTTCCCGGGCGGGCCCGTCCGGGCCCGGAAACGCCGAGAGCCTCCCCGGAGGGAGGCTCTCGTGCTGTCTGTGCGCCGCCAGGGACTCGAACCCCGGACCCGCTGATTAAGAGTCAGCTGCTCTAACCAACTGAGCTAGCGGCGCCTGCTGACCCGGAGAACACTACACGCCCCGGGCCGCCCGCCGAAATCGTGACACCCCGCTCACCGAACGTGCTCAGCGCGGCGGCGGCAGCCGGCTCAGGAACACCTCGAACGCGGTCGGCTTCACCGCGTTCGCCCCGTCGAACGGGTAGTTCATCTCCTTGACGGCGATCAGCGACAGCGCGATCAGCCCGGCCAGGCTGAGCACCATCGCCAGGTGCGCCCAGGTGTTGGAGAGGCCGAACAGGAAGGTGAAGGCGATGGTGACCACCGCGCCGGCGATCAGCGCCGCCCACAGCAGCGGCGGCACGCAGTCCGCGATCAGGTTCAGCCGGGCCCGGCGCTTGCTGGCCAGCCCGTCCACGTGCTGGATCACGTTCTGGTAGATCGCCGACTGCTGGTCCCCCTGCGGGTCGAAGGAGAGCGCGGACTCCCGGATCCTGTACATCAGCGCCGTCGCCGCCGGATCGCTGTGGTGGTCGCCCATCTGCCGCCACTCGGTGTCCACCACCGCGTGCGCGTAGCTGAGCGTCAGCCCCTCCAGCTCGGCCCCCGCGGGCAGCGGCATCTGCCGGGACATCCAGTACACCCCCGCCAGCTCGTCCGCCTCGGCGAAGGTGGTCGCCTTCGCCGTCGACGAGTTCTCCCACACCACGATCACCACGAACGCCACCAGCACCGCGTAGAACGCCCCCACCGCCGCGAAGATGAACCCCGCCACGTCGTTGCAGTTCTCCCGCGCCGGCACCGACGCGTACTTCTGCACCAGCAGCATCCCCGCCGCGGTCCCCGCCAGCGTGCCCACCATGATCATCACATCGACCCAGTTCACGCCGCCCCCACATCCCCTCGGTGCCCGATTGTGCGCATACGGCCATCACACCGTCCGCCCCCGCCCCCAGCGACCCGAACTAGCCCGACCGGCCGCCGGGCGCACCCCTGCCGGACGGCGGGCGGCGCTGTCGGGCAGCGCGGTGATCACGAGGAGTTCGGGTCCTGCGGAGCGCGGGGGCCGGCCCCGTGTTCCACCCTCGTCCTTGACCTTCCGCGTTGCCCGCGAAGCGCCCTCGTCGGCCGTCCATCCGCAGAGGAATCTATCGGTCGAATTCGGACAGACAGGACAATCGGCGCAACACGCGCCGAAATGGACCGCGCTGTCACTCGGATCGCGCACTGGGGCGTCAACTCCGCGTGACGAGTAGTCAGATCGGGTGGAAATCGGTCAACCGGCGTGCCGCGCCCGGTGCGTGCGCGGCGCACGCCGGGCTGCCAGGATCTCCGGTGTCCAACTCCCCTGCCGCGCCCGCCCCCTGCCCGCGCGGCCCGCTGCGAAGGCAGAACCATGAGCACCGCCCCCGACCCCTACCGGCCGGTCCGCCGGATGCGGGCCCGCGACCGGCGCGAGTCGCACCGGGTCTCCACCCCGCTCGAGCTGTTCTTCGACCTGTGCTTCGTGGTCGCCATCGCCCAGGCCGGCCGGGAACTCGCCCACGCCCTGGCCGAGGGCCACTACGCCGCCGCCCTCACCGGCTACGCGACGGCCTTCTTCGCGGTGTGGTGGGCCTGGATGAACTTCACCTGGTTCGCCTCCGCGTACGACGTCGACGACGTGCCCTACCGGCTCACCACCCTGGTGCAGATCACCGGCGTGCTGGTGCTCGCGGCGGGCGTCCCGCGGATCTTCGAGGACCGGGACCTGGTGCTCGGCGTGGCCGGCTACGTGCTGATGCGCCTGGCCATGGTCACCCAGTGGCTGCGCGCCGCCCGCGGCGAGAGCGGCCCGGCCCGCACCTGCGCGCTGCGCTACGCGGTGGGGATCTCGGTCGTCCAGGTGTTCTGGGTGGTGCTGCTGTTCCTCCCGCACGGCACCCAGGGCCCGCTGTTCCCGCTCGGCGTGCTGGTCGAACTCGCCGTCCCGGTCTGGGCCGAGAAGGACAACCAGACGCCCTGGCACCGGCACCACATCGTGGAGCGCTACGGCCTGTTCACCATCATCGTGCTGGGCGAGACGGTCGCCGCCGCCACCGTCGCGGTCCAGGCCGCGCTGGACGAGCACCGGGCGGTCGCCGAACTGCTGCCGATCGCGGCCGGCGGCCTGCTGATCTGCTTCGGTGCCTGGTGGATCTACTTCGCAGACGACAGCCACGACCACCTGCGCGACAACCGGCAGGCGCTGCCCTGGGGCTACGGCCACTACCTGGTCTTCGCCTCGGCCGCCGCGGTCGGCGCCGGCCTGGAGGTCGCCGCCGAGCACGCGGTGGGCACCGCGCACCTCTCGGCCCGGGCCGCGAGCGCCGCCGTGACCATCCCCACCGCGCTGTTCCTGGTCACCGTCTGGGCCCTGCACTCCCGCCACCACAAGCGCGGCGCCGCCCAGGCGGTCCTGCCGCTGGCCGCGCTGTCGGTGCTGGCTGCGACGCTGGCGGGGGAGTCCGCAGTGCTGATCGCCGGGCTCCTGGTGGCGCTGGCCGTCGCCACCGGCCTGATCCTGTCCGCGAAACGGAGCTGACCGTGCGCCTCGAAGACCTCCCGTACGCCCACCTGCTGCAGCGCCACACCGGGCCGCTGCGCCCCGACGCCCGGTACGACACGGTGCACTTCGACGGCCTCGCGCTGACCGGGCAGTTCGGCGGCGCGCACTTCCTGGAGTGCGCGTTCACCGGGGTGCGGATCGAGGAGGCGAAGCTGCGCCGGGCCGGGTTCAACGAGGTGTGGGTGCAGGGCGGCCGGCTGGTCGGGGTCGACCTGGCGGAGAGCGAGTGGCAGGACGCCGAGGTCGACTCCACCGTGCTGGCGGGCATCTCCGGGTACGGCTCGGCCGTCCGCCGCACGGTGTTCCGCCAGTGCAAGCTGGAGGCGGTCAACCTGCGCGGCGCGGTGCTGCGCGACGTGGTCTTCGAGGACTGCCTGCTGCGGGACGTCGACCTCGCCGAGGCCAGGCTCACCGACGTCTCCTTCCCCGGCAGCACCCTGGACGAGGTCCGCCTGCGCGGCGCGACCCTGAAGAACACCGACCTGCGCACCGCCGCCCGCCTCGGCCTGCCCGACGGCCACCTCGGCCTGCGCGGCGCCGTCATCTCGACCACCCAACTGCTCGACCTCGCCCCCCAGTTCGCCCACGCCCTGGGCATCGCGGTGCAGGACTGAACCCGGTCGCCGCGAGCCGTCCGTCGAGGATTTCCCCCGGCTGTTCACCTCCTGTCCGCCGTTGCGGCCGTCGGTGAACAGTCCGCCAAACCTTCGTCCCGGCCGGTGACCCGGCGGCCCGTCCTGCGTGAGGATGCTCGGCGTTCGACACGAAGGTGTCTGGACAACACCAGCAGCCGAGGGGACGGGCGGGTCGAAGTGGCAGAGCTGAGTCGTAGGAAGTTCATCGCGTTGTCGGCGAGTGCGGCGGCCGGGGCGGCGGTCGCCGGCACCGCGGCGGGGGCCGGGGCGGCACCCGCGGCGGCGGCCGCGACGGGGGCCACCGGCACCCTCGCGGACGCCCGGCACATCGTGGTCCTGATGCAGGAGAACCGCAGTTTCGACCACTACTTCGGCATGCTGAAGGGCGTGCGCGGCTTCGCCGACCGGGCGACCATCCAACTGTCCGGCGGCTACGGCGTCTTCAACCAGCCGAACCTGCTCGGCCGCCAGTACCCGTGGCAGTTCTCCGCGACCAAGCCGGCCGGCGGCGCCGACCCGGAGCGCCTGGCCCAGTGCAACGGGGACCTCGCGCACGGCTGGAGCGACCAGCACAAGGCGTGGAACGGCGGGAAGCTGGACTCCTGGGTGTCCGCCAAGGGCAACGTGCGCACCCTCGGCTACCTGACCCGGGCCGACATCCCGTTCCACTACGCGCTGGCCGACAACTGGACGGTCAACGACGCCTACCACTGCTCGGTGCTCTCCGCGACCGGCCCCAACCGCACCTACCACTGGTCCGGCCAGATCGACCCGGCCGGCGCGGCCGGCGGCCCCGCGTACGACGGCGGCGACGAGTCGGGCCTGAAGTGGCAGACGTACGCGGAGGCCCTGGAGGCGGCCGGGGTCAGCTGGAAGGTCTACCAGAACGCCTCCGACAACTACGGCGACAACGCGCTGGCGTACTTCACCGCCTTCTCCTCCGCCCCCGCCGGCAGCGCGCTCGCCACCAAGGGCATGGGCTCGGTGCCCAGGGCCACCGGGAAGACCCCGGACGACATCGTCGCCGCGATCAGGGCGGACGTGCTGGGCGGGACGCTGCCCCAGGTGTCCTGGATCGTGCCGGACCAGGCGTCCTCGGAGCACCCGTACGCCACCCCGGCCGACGGCGCGCACTTCGTGCACAACGTGCTGGACGCGCTGAACGCCGACCCGGCCGTGTTCGACTCCACGATCCTGTTCCTCAACTACGACGAGAACGACGGCTTCTTCGACCACGTCCCGCCGCCGGTCGCCCCGTCCGGCACGGCGGGCGAGTTCTACAACGGCACCAACATCGGCCTCGGCTTCCGCGTCCCGATGATCGCCGTCTCGCCGTGGAGCCGCGGCGGCTGGGTCTCCTCGGAGACCTCCGACCACACCTCGGTGCTGCGCTTCCTGGAGAAGTGGACCGCCGCCCTCGGCAAGCCCGCCACCTGCCCGAACATCTCGGCCTGGCGGCGCAGGGTCACCGGCGACCTGACCGGCATGTTCGACTTCGCCCACCCGGTGTACGGGATGCCCGCGCTGCCGGACACCTCGCAGACCATCGGCCTGGCCGCCTGCGGCCCGCTGCCCAACCCGGCCCCGGTGAACAACCAACTGCCGGTGCAGGAACCGGGCACCCGCCCGGCCCGCGCGCTGCCCTACCAGCCGGTGGCCAACCTGGACCGCCTGGAGTTCGGCTCCGGCGGCGTGATCAAGGTCTGGATGGCGATGTCCAACCAGGGCAGCGCGAGCAGCCACTTCGCCGCGT is part of the Kitasatospora cineracea genome and harbors:
- a CDS encoding transglycosylase domain-containing protein is translated as MPRKPRERKKRTGWRRLIPTWRITLLGLAASVLLGVGLFALGIALVKVPDAHAAATAQSNTWLYADGSVLARTGQTNRQNVSLDKVSPEAQHAALAAEDRNFYSEGAVNLKGMARAAFNTASGGSTQGGSTITQQYVKNAYLNQKQTVSRKVKEVFIAIKVDATQSKDEILSSYLNTSYYGRGAYGIQAAAQAYFGVDASRLTAAQGAYLATLLNAPSAFDVSSASEAGKQKATARWNYVLDGMVAKKWLGAEERQHTAFPEVLAPKSAPGLSGQAGYLVAAATSYLTDHGIVSDAQLAQGGYTVTLTVDPKKQQQLQDAVQTQLTDNLKPDSRKADAAAQAGAVSVDPKSGQVLALYGGADATKHWIDNATRTDYQAGSTFKAIALAAALDSGARTQSGERITADTVYDGTNRRAVRGAKGTPYAPPNEGEHSYGQISLQQATDWSVNSVFAQLAQDTGLERVRATAVALGLPADTPGLSAVPSIPLGAATPSALELAGVYATLDNDGQQITPWLVKGLEAGGEQVALPEHKAVQAVSKDAARATTSILQGVVDDQGGTGYRAAALNRPVAGKTGTTDDSRSVWFAGYTPELVTVVGLFGQEPGTGKQVSLDGVGGTGSAAGGKYPAQIWTAYMKSALAGQPVTDFAGPTRAPAASTPSGTPSGSASPSQSPSAADSPSSTPSPSAGDDRPSSSPSARPSGGASSDGGENGTRPSRSPSARPSGGAGRSPSASTAPGLGGAGGLLGDQYQPAE
- a CDS encoding low temperature requirement protein A — translated: MSTAPDPYRPVRRMRARDRRESHRVSTPLELFFDLCFVVAIAQAGRELAHALAEGHYAAALTGYATAFFAVWWAWMNFTWFASAYDVDDVPYRLTTLVQITGVLVLAAGVPRIFEDRDLVLGVAGYVLMRLAMVTQWLRAARGESGPARTCALRYAVGISVVQVFWVVLLFLPHGTQGPLFPLGVLVELAVPVWAEKDNQTPWHRHHIVERYGLFTIIVLGETVAAATVAVQAALDEHRAVAELLPIAAGGLLICFGAWWIYFADDSHDHLRDNRQALPWGYGHYLVFASAAAVGAGLEVAAEHAVGTAHLSARAASAAVTIPTALFLVTVWALHSRHHKRGAAQAVLPLAALSVLAATLAGESAVLIAGLLVALAVATGLILSAKRS
- a CDS encoding pentapeptide repeat-containing protein, encoding MRLEDLPYAHLLQRHTGPLRPDARYDTVHFDGLALTGQFGGAHFLECAFTGVRIEEAKLRRAGFNEVWVQGGRLVGVDLAESEWQDAEVDSTVLAGISGYGSAVRRTVFRQCKLEAVNLRGAVLRDVVFEDCLLRDVDLAEARLTDVSFPGSTLDEVRLRGATLKNTDLRTAARLGLPDGHLGLRGAVISTTQLLDLAPQFAHALGIAVQD
- a CDS encoding DUF4239 domain-containing protein — its product is MNWVDVMIMVGTLAGTAAGMLLVQKYASVPARENCNDVAGFIFAAVGAFYAVLVAFVVIVVWENSSTAKATTFAEADELAGVYWMSRQMPLPAGAELEGLTLSYAHAVVDTEWRQMGDHHSDPAATALMYRIRESALSFDPQGDQQSAIYQNVIQHVDGLASKRRARLNLIADCVPPLLWAALIAGAVVTIAFTFLFGLSNTWAHLAMVLSLAGLIALSLIAVKEMNYPFDGANAVKPTAFEVFLSRLPPPR
- a CDS encoding phosphocholine-specific phospholipase C, encoding MAELSRRKFIALSASAAAGAAVAGTAAGAGAAPAAAAATGATGTLADARHIVVLMQENRSFDHYFGMLKGVRGFADRATIQLSGGYGVFNQPNLLGRQYPWQFSATKPAGGADPERLAQCNGDLAHGWSDQHKAWNGGKLDSWVSAKGNVRTLGYLTRADIPFHYALADNWTVNDAYHCSVLSATGPNRTYHWSGQIDPAGAAGGPAYDGGDESGLKWQTYAEALEAAGVSWKVYQNASDNYGDNALAYFTAFSSAPAGSALATKGMGSVPRATGKTPDDIVAAIRADVLGGTLPQVSWIVPDQASSEHPYATPADGAHFVHNVLDALNADPAVFDSTILFLNYDENDGFFDHVPPPVAPSGTAGEFYNGTNIGLGFRVPMIAVSPWSRGGWVSSETSDHTSVLRFLEKWTAALGKPATCPNISAWRRRVTGDLTGMFDFAHPVYGMPALPDTSQTIGLAACGPLPNPAPVNNQLPVQEPGTRPARALPYQPVANLDRLEFGSGGVIKVWMAMSNQGSASSHFAAYANAYRSGGPWPYTVDPAGSTSDFFNCGTGYGAGKYDLTVVGPNRFLRRFTGDATAAGKNAAATATYAPAPDTGKLALWFELANAGSTAVTFTVTSNAYRSDGPWTYQVAAGASTRDYFNAVAYTNGWYDFTVTVSGDASWSQRFTGHLETGAPSISG